Proteins encoded by one window of Arachis ipaensis cultivar K30076 chromosome B04, Araip1.1, whole genome shotgun sequence:
- the LOC110271530 gene encoding probable polygalacturonase — protein sequence MRIEGMRLVCGLIVVIVLLNSKKGESRRSKSGSRSNSFEYNAINCKAHNASLADYGGVGDGNTSNTKAFENAIKNLSQYESKGGVQLYVPAGKWLTGSFNLIGVLRKT from the exons ATGAGGATAGAA GGTATGAGACTAGTTTGTGGTTTGATTGTGGTGATTGTGTTGCTGAATTCAAAGAAAGGTGAGAGTAGAAGATCAAAGAGTGGTTCTAGAAGTAATTCATTTGAGTACAATGCTATAAACTGCAAAGCACACAATGCATCATTGGCTGATTATGGAGGAGTTGGTGATGGAAACACATCAAACACAAAGGCATTTGAAAATGCAATTAAAAACCTGAGTCAGTATGAATCAAAAGGTGGTGTTCAGCTCTATGTTCCTGCTGGCAAATGGCTCACTGGAAGCTTCAATCTCATTGGAGTTCTAAGAAAAACTTAA